ATGCAACATAAAGAGCCATCATTCTCTGCAGGTTCAGTATATAACATTAGATTCTAGAAGGCAAGAAAATACCATACAACTTACATAGTTGCACCCAAAGCATGATCCGGCAAATAATCACCTGTAGAAATAATTCACTATCTTTGTGATAGGAGAAAAGGGTGTCACGATTAACATAATAAAGATCACATTCGCTAGGAGAAGGCAACCTGGTTAAGAACAAAGAATAGAATTAGTTATCACATGTAATGCAGACGGAAGAAGGGAAACTGGTAAATTGACCGTAGAATGAATGGTGTCATATTGACATTTGACATGTTTTTAACCTGGTGATATTGGGAATGTAATTTGCAACATCCAAACAGAGCAACCCATTAAGCCAAGACTCGATAGGGTCACCAGTGGCATATCTGATGGATTCATTCAAGTCTATCTTCTTGAAAATCCGGCCTGCAgtagaagaaaagaagaaattcAAAACATTACAGGGATACAAAAGGTTGTCTATGTAAATCGTTCTACGCCTATGTTCAATAATGTTCCAAACAGCACTATGCCAGTAAGTAAGACCATTTAACATACTGGTATAGCATAGGGAAATGGTCCCATATCACAACCAGTTTGGGTTCACGCCAACGGAATAATCAGGACTCAACCTTCTGCTTCAAACTCAAAACAAACATATATAAGTGCTTCAAGTTGCAGATCTAGAACTTTTTTCTCAAAACAAGTGCTATCTGGAATGCGGAATGTTTTTGGAAAAATACTGGGACCTTATCAGCTACCTAACTTAACTAGTGCGCTACCTAAATTTGTTTAACTCGTACGCTACCTAAATTTGTATAACTAGTCTGCAAGTGCACCAATCAGTTTGCAAGTTCCAAATCATGCTTCACAGGATGGAAGGTGAATGAGGACGATAACCCTGATCTAAGCCCTAGATACAAAATTACTTCAACTGAATGGCTTTGGGGACGTAGGAAGATGATTAGTAGTCTCTAGGTCTAACAAGCGGATTTCTGCTAACAAGGATTTGGACCAAGTTCCAACCTGTCTTGGGACGCACAGCCCATTTCTCACGTTAGTCAAACCCCTGATCCAGGTAAAATTGATGTACTTTTTTACAAAAGAAAGATTCTAAAAGCTTTTCCGGACTACACATATGTAGTCTAGGGATGGCAATCAAATCCGAATCTGAACCGAGTCCGACCCGAAGGAAAAAGTCCGATCCAATAGTCCGAAACCGAAACCGATTAAAAACATCCGAATCCAAATAGGAGGATTCAGAGTCTGCACAGGGTCCGACCCAAGTTTGACCGAGTCCGACCCACGTGCTTTTCTCATCTAATTTCCCTTATCTTTTTGACGATATAAAAGCATATACCCTAATATTTCCCTATTTGCTCCACCGTTCTTGTTACTTATCTTACccatctttctctctcatctcctTACTTCACTCGCTCATCTCTCTCACTCTATTTCCCATTctttctcctctcctctccttacTTAGGAGTTATACAGTGCTAGTTTGTCACCATTAATTTGCTGGTACGTGACTTTCACTCCCTTCCATTGAAGTCCTTGAAGATAACGGACGAAGTCATGCATCACTGGTTTTTGAACAATTGAACAAGGTTGTGTTCAGTTTATCTTTCAGTCTCCAATTAAGCATGGAAATAGAATTTCAAGGGAATATTCATCATCATATCCTTAGGATTACTCTTTCTAGTTTGATTTACTTTTGTAAGTTATAGAATCAGTATTATTAATTGTATGATTATATGAAAAAAGTGATTGTTAATCGCATATTTATTCTTCTTTTTTTGTGAATAAAGTTTGAATTTGGTTATTAATTTATAGAGTAAATTGTTTTTGTAATTATCATTAGACACCCGGATTTGGATTTAGAGATCCACGGGTTCGAATGTCCACAAGTCCGACAGATCAAGACTCAAGTGATTGTGAGTCGGACTCGGAGCCGGACTTGGATCTGGATTTTGGCTCCGTTTAACAATCGGATCGGATTCGAATCCTGTTAGGTCCGACCCGAGTCTgatccattgccatccctataTGTAGTTATGTACAAGTAGGTTATCTATCATCATCATTTTACATGGTTTGGTTATTTAACACTCTCCGGAGAGAGAGCTacattattcttaactaaatcaGCTTACACCAAACACTAACAGTCATGGAAACGGTTGAAGAAAGATATAACTGAGAAAAGCTGCTTTCCAtattgaagatgaagaagagaaaCGGGtgataaatttataattaataggTCAACCAACAAAACATTAGCATACCAGAAAGAGAACTGTCCAGCTTCTTAGACATCTGACTCTGCTCCTCCAGTTGCTGCAGAAGCTTCAGTGATAAAGATCGACCAGTACCTTCATAACTGAATTGATACAACCAAGGGATAAGTGCAATGAGGGAAAACTGATGGTGAAGTAGTACACGAGAAAGCATTTTCTACTCCTTAGTAACTGACATAATCAACCTTCGCACACATGtcaatgcactactttgaccattaatataaataagtattagtaaaaattataacaaTTTTGATATTATGAAAGTATGCATCACTgcctatttaaaaaaaattacttgaCAACTTTTGCTTTTAATATGTTTGTAAAAACTACAGTCAAAGCTAGTAAATGAGTAGTGGAAAAAAGTCAAATGTGTCCGTTATTCTGAAACGGAGAGAGAGTAGTATGTTTTGCGTTAAAAATCCAGTTCAAGAGTTAAGAGTCAACAGATATTTTCACACTAATTCACCTCACCTGCAAACAAAAATGACATACCAGACAATTAACATGAGGAAATATGAAAAGAAGGCAAGCTTAAAAGCTATGCATTTCATTGAATTTTGTGACAATGTGACTTTCCAAGGAGTGACACTATAACTTCACTTCTTATTTGTGCCGATCctccaaaaaaatgaaaaatatagtAGCATAAAAAGCCACGACGGACCTTTACAGATACAAACAGTTGTGGTAAAAcctttttgggggggggggggggggggaggttgCTATTATATTTATATCAAATAAATTATGCTATTTGTGCTGCTTTCTAATAATAACAGGATGAGGGGGGAAATAGAAGGTAAGTGACATTTTGGGAAAAGTGAATGGCAGGAGTTTTCCTTTCCAACAAGGCTGACAAAGAAACAGGTGCCATCTTAGTTATTATTATGCTTTCAGATCCCAAAAAAAGAAAACTGAAAAGGCAAGAGAAataaaaacaatcaaagaaGAAATATCAACTTTGAAGTCAAAAGTCCAAATAGGAATATAGCATCATACCCATTAACTGTAGACGATATAAAGACTAGATATGGGCCTAAAAGAGATTTCACGACAGGCAACGGAATAGCTGCTGCTTCATCAATTACCAAAAGCTCAACTTGAGACAGCTTTTCATGTTCATGCGGTAGTATATACTGTTATAAAAAACAAAGATTTCCAGTGTTAAGTTAACAAGCAATATCACACACAAATACTCTAAATTACTCAAACAACACACAACTACAGAAATCTTTTTATGACACAGAAACAACAGATTACCAGTGGGAGAAGGTAAAATCTCAATAGCAAAATACAAAGACTTGCAAACATCCCTATATAGCATAAATTTATGATCTATGCATGTAAGATCACCAATTCGCAGAGTATCCCTCTTAAACATTTGGCACTGCCCACATGAATGTCATTCCATCTTAATGAATAGTTAGTCTTGCATTCTTTGCatgaagagaaaggaaagatCATAAGTGCCAGTGAAAACTTAGCATGCAGAAGAGTTAAACTCTAGAGTATCCTAACTAactactaaaaaaaaaaaactctgaaGTCTAGACTGTTCATTCATACTCTCGGATCAATAAAGACTAATATTCATGTTGAATTCTATTAGACCACAACCAGTAGAAGAATAAAACCTAACCAGCATCAAATGGCCCTGCCTTCTGGCCTAGATGCTTTAAATTACTTTGCTTTCAGGAGGTCCTAGAGATAGTAGTTCATGATGCCCCTTCACAGCATTCTTTCACTTGGCAACATCAAGAACTACATTTTCAGAATTACTGTTTCCATAGTCCCACTGAAACCTCCATATAGCTTCTCTCACCATAGcatgaataataacttaaaCTTCTCATCTTTGTTACTTGGACTCTTAATTTTACCTCAAGTACCCGTGTAAGATTCTCGACACTCAGACATGGGTACGGACACCagacacttcattttggactAAAATCATGgaattttttcacaaaatagccgAGTCtgacacttggacacgtactCGTGTCCGACATGGGTACCcgagtccgagtaacatagcTTCTCATAGACTAAAGAAGTTTGCATAATGCACAAAGATATTCCCATTGACATCCTCAAGATGCCTCATATGTTAAGAAATAAATTTCTGTCATGAGGCTACACATCAAACATCCAAGTCATCTCACCTTACTTTCAGAGAAAACATACCTAAGTGTACAAATATTACCAGTACCCAATACACACAAGTAAAAATGGCATCATAGGTTATCTTTAGGGAGAGCTTCTGTAAAAGGTAGCATAGCTACATGAAAAGTCTAAACAGAAAACATGTTAGAAAACTAAAGAGTTAAAAATATCCTTACAGTATATTAAGATTTAAGTTGAAGTGAGTCGCAGAAGAGAAATTTTGACTTTTTGATCATCTATTAGGCGTTAGGTGCCTGACAGTTATCCATTTAACCTCACTCTTCTGTCATTCACTCACTAATAACATTGTACTAGTAAACTAGCTGAACCTTAAGAAGGGAGGAGGGGGAACATCTCAGTGCCTTTGTTTTACCAACAAGACAATGAAAGATTCTTGATATTTGAGTTCACCTTTTGCAACAAGTACCACTAATTAAGGCCATGTAAACTATCACCTGATTTATGCTATATAATATTCCCTCAGTATCATTACGTAAATTCTCCACAATTTTTGAGTTTTAACCTTACCATGAATTCTATTTCATAGTATTGATCAATAATTATAGAAATTTATATAAAAAGTACTACTAAATATGTATCTAATGCAACTTTTGACAATTTAATCAATAGATTTTGAGAAAACTTTATGACGAAAGTTTAGCCCCGCACAACTGTTTTAACAAACAGGTAAAAAGAAAATGTCGCCAAGTCATTCCCCATCTTCAGGCCTCTCTTATCCACATTAACATAAGAAAACACCAACCTTCAGCCATTGGCTTTATAAGCTACTTTGATTGGGCTCTAAGCATGGGTCACTCACCAGATGTATGAGAACCAATTCAAACAAAACTTATCACAAGCCAAGTAAGGTTGGACTGATATGTATACATAAGGAAGACATCACTTCAACCCAACCAAAGGAAGAGCTGTATGAAGAATTTACAAGTGTGCACATATGAGACGCAATTAACATCCTGCACTGAGAAACTGATGAAATGGAATAATTATACTCCCTGAACATATTTAGGTTCACGGGATATGAATATGAGAATCTTACAAGGTCTCAGCTAGGCGGCTAGGCCCACAAACAATCAATTCATCAATTAACGACGCTACAGTTGAAAGGGTGTTTCTCACACCACAAAGAATTGCCTCAATAAACAGCCAAAACTATAAGGAAAAATTAAACTACAGTTGAAAGGATGTTTGCTGTAGAAAAGGTTCAGATATTTTGCTCTATTTTAAAAACCTGGATTGTTTGCCTATGTTGTTTGTAGATATTAATCCGCACAATTGCTTTCTTAAACTCGGGATTGGAGCTTTTGACTACATCATAGTCAATATGTTCCTGCAAAGGAAAGTCTTAGTTACAAAATCATAAACCAACAATAAGTGTATAGGTCATTCAAAACATATGAAGAACTACGAACCTTATACTCCAAGGATTCAAATCCTTTGCGGATAAACTCAAACAAGGTCTTCAAATTTTCAGGACTTGGTGCAGTTACAAAGATATTAGAATACCTGTATAATAAGACTTTAGCAATCAAAATATGCAGAAGTCAATAGCAACTAAAAAAACATTTCGATTCATTCTCTTGCACCTCGCTTGTtactaaaaaaaagtaaaggGAGTGGGCCAGGAAAAAAAAGAGGGGATTGCAAACACTACCCAGCAGCAACAGCTCCAGCAACTGCCAAACCAAGAGCTGCTGATTTACCACGACCACGAGCAGCAAGCAGGGCAATAGTACTACGGAGAGTCTTATCCAAGACGGCATCAAGAAAGGTAATGACTGATTTTCCCTATGTAAACAATAATGTAAAACCGAGCGCATAAGCTTCTTAACAGCCGAtacaaaggaaaacacaaattGACAAAGAGGAAAAGAactttatttcttatttttggGTACCTGATCAAGGGTGCAACACTTCCTAATCAAAGGACCAACAGGAAATTCCTCATTGAGTTCCTCTTTTAAATTCTTTAAATCACGTTCAGCTTCTGAAAGACCTTCAGAGCCCTGAAACCAAGCTCAAGTTAAACAAAAGATTGTTGTGGGTCTTTTGGGTTAAGCGGTTTAGTAGGGACAGAAGAAAATTTATGACAAAACAAAAATCAGGATGTTAAATCCATaccatatttccttcattctaATACGATACATCGGAATAATCTTACGTAAACAATTACACTCAAGAAACCAagtgtatataaatttgtggtTCACTCAAAAGATAACAGCCAGCTATAAGATAATAAGTTTGCTCTATAAGAAAGAGAGATTGTTAGAAACGTACCTCTTTAACAGGAACAGGAGTGATTGACTTTATATGAGTTGAAATGGGTAAAATATTCAACTCATCATCCATAACAACACATGCTTTGCACGAAGCAACCGATAATAAGAACCGTTCATTGAAGCGCCCAGTGGCATCAGAATGGGATTCTGTGCGAAATCTCTCGTGAACATCCTGCACTCATTTCAATTgaccaaaaattaaaaatacacATATGCATGAAAGGGAAGTAATAACTTTCAAGAAAGGAAGCGCTAGACAAATAACAGTTCCTATCTGGAGAAATTGAGCTTAGAAGGAACTCATACCATAACCATAGTGCACAAACTTGTTAATGAGGACAGAGAACGCAGGAGCAAAACAATCAATCCTCCACCCTCCACAGTTTCTATAGTTCTTGCTAGAAGATTTGGTGTCAATGCTTCAAAATCCTTAAAGCAGCCAAAAATAGAATTAAGAAAGCCACCAAGTACAAagttaagcaataaataaaatacaatAGAATGATGTTGAGGTCAGCCAACAGAGAAATTGAAGTACCTGTAGTATGCACATGCCGAAAGTATTACCAAGCACTCTCTCTGAATCTTTGTACAAGCAGTATGTTATCCCTCCACTTTCGATAAAAAGGGAAAAGGGATCAACCTTTTCAGGATCTAGAAGTCCTCTCTGCATTAATTTCTTCACCTCCTTCGCTCGTTTTTTCTTGTGGCTGCATGAAGCACGTTGTAAAGGTCATAATAGTACATGATATACTCACCAGAAATTTCATGTTTCTGTAACTTGACATTGCACCACTGACAGCCGTCAAAATGTAAACTCCCCAGAAATTTCATCACCCCCAACTTCTCACAAGCTTCAATCTTGCTAATAGTTCTAATTAAAATACACGAACAAATTAATTCTCATAAAAATGTTACCTGCTGAGTTCAAGCTTGGTTTTATAGCACCAAAGAACAGTAGGTCTAGCCTTAACCACTGCCTTACTAAGCATATAATGAAGATTAACAATCTgtacaaattcaacaataacaaaaacaatcaaattcaataaaatcacAAATTTGCAAGCAAACTACACAAAATTGGTTACAAATGAAAATGGGAGGAGGAGGAATAGAAGTGCCTGGTCGCGGGATTTGTCACCGATGATGACAAACAAGGAACGGTGTCGAGATTTGACGCCATTTTCAATTAGGGTTCGGATACGTTCATCGACCTTTTTCCTCATTTTTTCTGCTTCTGTAGCTTTTGTCCGGTTAAGGATAGAGAGAAAGGGCGCAGGGTTTTGGGTTTAAGGGAGGAGAGAGGAGGTGCTGATTAGACCTAAATTTTACTTacctcttttttttaaaagcaaATTCTTTCCATAATGCTTGAAGATTCGTAAATTCTCAAAAACGCTATTTTTTTACTTATTTTCCACTCTATCGTTCAAGTCAGCAAAAAAGTCagtctaaattttttttttaaaaatctacAATAAATCGCTATCGGTTTCTGAAATAGCGGCTTACTAGATTAgttcccgtgcacgcacggattttgataatttttttcacaaaatatttaacttaataTTTCCCCAACTATTGCATAGttaaacatttttaacatactcgtttaaatttattcatctaatatgcatatctaaaatgctaatatggtaatttgaccaaaatattgagtgatattattattaatataaagatttgactaaaatattaccaatttagaataattattattacgtcgtatctattattgccataatttataaactaaattttgtttccatacataaatattttataaaaaaggtagagaataaaaataaaataaaacagatacactgttttgggaaagtggtttttggcgggaaaaaatcgcaccaggaattgacacgtgtcattcctggtatctcttttagtatatagtaatagatgtaTTTAATGAATTGTTTTTCAGGTAGCGGTTAACATAACACAACAAAAAATCGCTCGGTTTTTGTTATAAAGCAAACCGCCATTTGAATTAGCGGTTTATACCATTGAACCGCCAATTCAAATGGCGGTTTGTTTTAACAAAACTGTCATTTCAATTGGCGGATCTAAGCTGAaccgggaaaaaaaaaacacttttcGTACTTtcatgctgacgtggacggtatggagGGAAATAAGTTAGAAAGTGGCGTATTTTTGGAATTATTAGATCTTTAAGCAATATTGAAAGAAATCGCtcgttttctttttctttcttttttaatttttatgtgtTATTTACCACTTACGGTGAACTACAGTAGgttaagattaaaaaaaaaaaaaaaactttggtactttGCAGACGTTTTGGTGAACTTTTGTAGGttaagatattttttttttgttacttgGGGACGTAATAATGGTGAACTTAGGAAGTGAAATGCGAGGTAGGCGAAAGCAATTGTTGTTAAGTTCAAGTTTCTCTTAATTTAAAGGTTTGCTTGTACGTATACTTGGATCGAATGGTGATGAATGTGATTTGGATGGTTGATAAAAAGAATAGTGATTTCATTATGTTGTGGTTAGTTTATGATGATTAAGCAAACACGCTAATATATTGATGCTTTCATTCTTTCTCATATAAAAAGGACGGATACCAGATACAGAGTAGTACATAATACGATGGATCACGATATATGGTGGGATATATAGATATCAACTAACTTAATAAATAATGTGTTTGAGAGTTGATACCCAATAACTCAAGAAGTGGGAGGCGTGGGGACAACGGCAAAATTGGCACATACCAGGGTATAACCGTCATCTCGTATAAATGTTTGAAAGTTTGACTAAAGTAACTTAACGTTAGTGCACAACCATCTCTCTTCTTTCTTCCACTCCGACGACGTCTATTATCATTCCCTCGCTCCGACTACACGGGGTCATACGATTTTGTTGCTCGATTCGCAACATTGCAATAGATAAACTACCTCTTTTTTAGAACAAACGGGTGTATCCATTATATTAAGAAAGATCAAGATCTGCCTAATGCCAAAGTCATTAGGCATGGAGGGAACATACCAAGACAGACATATTCATTACAACCCCTAGAATTCCATCTTGCCACGAGATGAGCTAGAGTATTATCTGCCCTTCTAACATGAGTAATTGAAAAACAATCAAAAGACGAAGACAAATTACTAATATCATCATATACTAGGTGAATAGGAGAGTAGCCCGCATACTTGTTTCTAATTGCCAACACCGCGTTGTTGGCATCACTTTCAAGTAGCACTTTTGATAATCCAAGCATGTGAGCAAGTTGGATACCAAACAAAATACTCATGGCTTCAGCAAGCTCAACAATCTATCCTACAACTCCTCTTCCTACTGCAGCAACTACCAACCGCCTATTTTCGTCACCCCCGGCTAGGGATGTGCAAAAATACCCGATCCGTTTGATCCGATCCGAAAACCCGATGATCCGATCCGaaatttcggatatccgatccgatttTAAGATTTCGGATATTTTGGATCGATTATCCGGAAAAAAAATCGAATTTTCGGATCGGATTCGGAtcaatatttttttcatttcagaTATCCGAAATATttcattatttaaaaaaaacaatagaAAAATCCGATAATCCGATCCAAATTTTCAGATATCCGATCCGATTTTAATGTTTCGgatatttcggatcggatatccgaaataATTTAGTTTAAAAcatgattatttttttaatttttaaaaattcggATAGTATTCGaatttcggatatccgatccgaaaaatCCGGATATCCGAAACTTTCGGATCGGATTCGGATCACATTTCCCCGATCCGAAAATTTCCGATCGAATCCGAGCTGATATCCGAAATGGAACACCCCCAGCCCTACACCTTCACCAACTTATGCATCGAATTGACTATAAATGTTCCCGCCGAAGGTCGCTGCCACGAAGATACATGTCTCACCCCCGCCCCATTTCTTCGAGGGAACACTTTCGTAGCATACCCATTTTCGTAAATTCAGCAGCAATCATGACAGATTTAATATGGACCTTATCAAAGAAAAATTTATTCCAGCTCGCCCACGTCGCCCACGCAAGAGTCACAATAGATAGAAGCTTGGCCCCATCTACCTTACCAGCCATCCATAAGAATCTAGTAGCAAAACTAGAGTTAGGTGCAGCATTAATCAGTCCCATAAAATCACTTCTCTCACATATCTCCCTTACATAcaaacagtaaaaaaaaaaaaaaaaaaaggaaaaaaaaaagagagcatGGTTTATAGTCTCAACAATAATCCCAAAGATGGGGCAATTCGCGTCGGCAATAATGTGATGATGTACTAACCTTTCTCTAACTGCAAGGTTACCAT
This genomic stretch from Spinacia oleracea cultivar Varoflay chromosome 3, BTI_SOV_V1, whole genome shotgun sequence harbors:
- the LOC110804127 gene encoding RNA cytidine acetyltransferase 1 codes for the protein MRKKVDERIRTLIENGVKSRHRSLFVIIGDKSRDQIVNLHYMLSKAVVKARPTVLWCYKTKLELSSHKKKRAKEVKKLMQRGLLDPEKVDPFSLFIESGGITYCLYKDSERVLGNTFGMCILQDFEALTPNLLARTIETVEGGGLIVLLLRSLSSLTSLCTMVMDVHERFRTESHSDATGRFNERFLLSVASCKACVVMDDELNILPISTHIKSITPVPVKEGSEGLSEAERDLKNLKEELNEEFPVGPLIRKCCTLDQGKSVITFLDAVLDKTLRSTIALLAARGRGKSAALGLAVAGAVAAGYSNIFVTAPSPENLKTLFEFIRKGFESLEYKEHIDYDVVKSSNPEFKKAIVRINIYKQHRQTIQYILPHEHEKLSQVELLVIDEAAAIPLPVVKSLLGPYLVFISSTVNGYEGTGRSLSLKLLQQLEEQSQMSKKLDSSLSGRIFKKIDLNESIRYATGDPIESWLNGLLCLDVANYIPNITRLPSPSECDLYYVNRDTLFSYHKDSELFLQRMMALYVASHYKNSPNDLQLMADAPAHHLFVLLGPVDESKNHLPDILCVIQICFEGKISLNSAMRSLSDGRSPHGDQIPWKFCEQFRETVFPSLSGARIVRIATHPSAMRLGYGSVAVELLARYFEGQLTSTSETDDDDIDELPVSIVQAAEKVSLLEENIKPRTNLPPLLVHLRERRPEKLHYIGVSFGLTLDLLRFWRKHKFVPFYIGQTPNAVTGEHSCMVLKPLHNNDIEADASDQFGFLGPFYQEYKRTFIGLLNSNHFRSMEYKLAMSMLDPKINFAGSEPAGLNTDRILKTIDEYITPLDMKKLQAYVENLADYRLILHMVPRLAHFYFEERIPVSLSYAQASVLLCLGLQGQDVSYVEGQMKLERQQILSLFIKEMKKIYKFLCGIATKDIESALPRLKEIVMEPHKITLEEELNNGAKQVKNDMKAKAEGLLDPERLQQFAVEADFDKALKNGGGKIPSICSVESSKSKLKKKNKDDNEKKRGRDERGNKSSKKKKS